A window of Pseudostreptobacillus hongkongensis genomic DNA:
ATTTCAATTTTGTCTCCCAACCCAACAACTAGTGCTTTCTTATTAAAATTAGCATATGTTTTAAGTTTTGATGTTAAAGTAACTCTTCCATTTGAATCAAGTTCTAGCTCCTGTGCAGTTCCTATAACCATTCTTTTTAATTGGTTTACAGCTTTAACATTTCCTTTTACCTGAGACATCTTATCCATTATTATAGCCCATTCTTTTTGTGTGTATA
This region includes:
- the mraZ gene encoding division/cell wall cluster transcriptional repressor MraZ gives rise to the protein MFTGDYECSVDAKGRLTMPAKFREQLSKESFYINQGSEGQLNLYTQKEWAIIMDKMSQVKGNVKAVNQLKRMVIGTAQELELDSNGRVTLTSKLKTYANFNKKALVVGLGDKIEIWSVEKYNEVNNVDFAETMDIAGEYGIDF